GTACTTATTGGTTAAGTGGGATGGGAAACTTGGCCAAGAGCGTACTAACAATGATGAGTGCTGAGAATGACGAACAGCATTTTAGATATGCTGTTTTTCAGGCAGCACTAGGTCTATGCTCTTGGAGTGAAGAGTCCTTCCCTTCAATCGGTCTTAGCTCAAGTTTTCCTTTGTACCCAGTTATGTGGCTGTACAAGGAGAACCCTGAAAAACTTAAGGGCTTGAGCCTATTTAGCAGTGACCGCCCCATAGTACTTTTCTTCAGAGCTCTTAGACAGAGAGACACAGTAGAGAACCTCATGGCGTTTGCTGTGAGAGCTGAGCACGGTTGGTACCTCGCAGATGCCATGTTTATCTACGAACTGTTAGCTTCTCTGGTAGAAGGAGAGGAAAAAGCAGCGTTTTTAGAAGAAGCCTTGCGTTTAGCTACGCTTTTAGGCTTTTCTGAAAAAGCGAGGCTTTTGAGGAAGCAAATACATGAGTTGAATATTCCGTTGGTCCATAGTATGAACCTGCAGATGTTAGAGAAAAGCCTTCTTTCTTTACCTTTGGAGCAGGCTACGATTAGCGGATTCATTAAATACTTAGGTAACATTCTTAGCCACTTCTATGAGGATTTCTTTCTTTCCATAAGCTGGGGGGAAGAAATTTATCGTACTGGAAGAGAGCGAGTTAGCGGGTTTGCCATCGACATGTGCCTACCGCCCTTCTGGGGCACTTTCGTAGTGAAGAATGGGAACGTAGCTGACGCCTTGGTTTTAAAAGCTGTCCTCTTATCTGTGGAAAGAGTTTGGGGAATTCGCTATGGTACCAATGATGCTCTAACAGGTCTATTTAACAGGAACTTTGGTCTGGAAGTGCTTAACAGACTTTGGAGTGACTATGAAAGAAGCGGCAGGTCTTTTTCGGTCATATTCATGGACGTAGATAATCTGAAGAACATAAATGACACGTTGGGGCATCCAGTGGGCGATCAGGTGCTACGTGAGGTTGCTTTTGGTCTGAAAAAACATCTTAGACAAAGCGATTTCGCTGTGAGATGGGGTGGCGATGAGTTCCTTGTTATCTTGCTTCAAAGTGACGAACAAGGGGCACAAAAAGTGGCAGAAAGAATAGAAATGGAGCTTGCTAACAGTCCAATGCCAGTCGGCCTCAGTTACGGAATTGTGGAAGCCAAGGAAGTTTTAACTTTGGAGGAACTTCTCAGAACATCAGACGCACGGATGTACCTTCAAAAGAGAAGCAAGAAAACGCGAAAAGGAGAAGATGAAAGAACGTAGAATTATGTGGGGAAACAAGACCCTGAACTACTTACTTCCCAATGCAAAAATTAGAGAAAACTGTTGATAGAAGGTCTTCTTCTACGTCTCCGTCAATTAGGGTTGTTAAATTCCTAAGTGCAGAGAACAAATCGTCGGCTGCCACCTCAGCGTAAACACTAAGATGTTCCAGAGCATCGTGCACGTCGCCAAGGGTCTTTTCTAAAAGCCCCATTTGCCTTTGGCTCACTAGAAGTTTTGGCGGTTCCGTAATATTCATCAGCTGGTGTATGGCTTCAATTATTCGGTCTATGCCTGTCTTTTCCTTTGCGCTGACGAAGTAGGCCTTTGGATGCTGCTCATTGCCTTTGCCTTTATCTATTTTGTTTCCCACAACAATGGTCTTTTCTTCTTGAATGAGATTGAACATCTGCTTATCTTCATCGGTCCATCCCGTTGAGGCATCATATAGGAAAATTACCAGATCAGCTTCCTCAATTCTACGAAGTGCCAGTTTTACGCCTTCTTGTTCAATGGGATCATCCGTGTGGCGAAGCCCCGCAGTATCTACCACATTTACAGGTATTTTTCCTAATACCGTGTACTGTTCTATGTAATCTCTGGTGGTTCCTGGGATTTGCGACACGATGGAACGTTCCATGCCAACTAGTGCGTTCATTAAAGAAGATTTGCCCACATTTGGCCTACCTGCTATTACCAGGCTTATGCCTTTTCTGAGTATTTCAGCTGTTTTGGCGCTTTCAATCAGGTCTTCAGTTTCTACCAGGATTTCTCTCAGCTGCTCTTCAATACTGCTTTCCTCTACGTCTTCGGGGAAGTCCATGGCTGCCTGGAGGAAAGCCAATACGTTAAGTACTTTATTCCTTAAACTTGCTATTCTGTCGCTAAGTTTGCCCTTCAACGTATTCTCACCGGCTTTTAGAAGCTCTGTGCTTCTTGCCAGAATAAGATCATTAACCGCTTCAGCCTGAGTAAGGTCCATCTTTCCGTTAAGGAAAGCTCGGAAGGTGAATTCCCCAGGCTGAGCGGGTTTCATACCGGCATCCAAAAGAGTCTCTATAATAAGCTCTGCAATGGCTGGGTTACCGTGGCACATTATCTCAACCATTTCTTCTCCTGTGTAGGAGTGTGGCTCAGAATACCAAATTGCCACAACTTGGTCTTCTACCTTTTCGGAGCTGAAGTACCTCAAAGAGGCATGTCGTGGCTTTTGTAATGGCTTGTCAAGAAATGCTTCTACTGTGTTTTTCGATGCATCACCAGATATTCTGATCACGTGTAGGGCTCCCACCCCCCAGGGAGTGGCCAATGCTACTATGGGCTCCACGTATATACCCTACAAGTCATATGACTTTTGTTTATGTCCGCCACCTGATAATTCTACATCTTCAACTGTTAGACCTGCCAAAGGAGACTTGGCTTTCTAAGAAGTTTGAGAACCACTGAGAGCTTCCCAGAGCTGCGAGCGCCACCAAAACTACCAATGCGGCTGGATACCAAAAATAGCTAACCACAGCGAGAACGATCCAGAACCATGGGGTTGATACCGTTTTTCTTAAGGTGCTAGTTCCATAACCAACCATGCGTATGATGATGATCCAGAAAGCTATCCATAATGCAGCCCATAGGACAGTTAACAATAGACCGGTGTAGGAGTCCAGTGCGTTGAGGGCAGAGTTGAAGAAGAGGGAAGAAGCCAGATCAACGAAGGCATAGACAGCAAACAGGAATACTGCTCCTAAAATTGCAGAGAGAATACTGCCCCAGGAAATAGAAAAACCTGGAGTGCTATCGCTTAAAAGGCCCCAAATTAATCCCAAGACCAGAAAGCCCAAAACACCGTATTTTGCTATGACGGAGAAAGGCCTAAGAATGTAATAGAGCACATCATTTCCAACTAGAGCCATGGTTTGCAGTGTAGCGGTCGACTGATTTACTACGCGTGATCCCATAAGTATTACCGGAATTTCACCTTCACTGCCAGGTGCAATGTAAACATCTGATCCAGCTGCAACCAATGGATACCAAAGTTTTCCCTTTAAGGTGAAATCCCCAAAGAACACTTCACCTGTGGAAAGTGTTGTAAACACACTTGTTTGCCCTCCGTACTGGGTGAAGTCCATTAAATAACCAGGGGGAGCAACGGTGTCAGCTTGGCTTTTCCAATAGCCCACATACGTACCGAAACCAAACTCATTACCAATTACCAGTGCTGCATGAACGGATAGTGGCAAAACAACACACATGAGCACTGAGAGAACAATGAGTCTGAAAAGGATCTTCTTTTTCTTGGAACTCATCTGTTCCACCTCCTGAGGAGGTCATGCTTCACTGTCTTCGAGGCTTTCCAATAGGGCAGTAAGCACTCTCTCCACAAGTTTTCTTTTATGTGGATATTTTGCCACAAAATTGTCAATTTTTTGTCCTATGGTATAAGCTTCTGGAGGTGGAATGGCAATACGCTCTTTTCGTGGTCTGAGCGTTACTGATTGGCGTCGCGCTGGTATAACGCTATGATAACCCATATTGCCCAATGACACAGCTAAAGATTTAGCAGGCCGAGGTTCACCATGGGTTATCAGAAAAGTGGTGTCTGGCTGAAAATTCTTTGCCCAACTGAGTAGGTCTTTGGCGTCAGCGTGGGAAGAAAAGCCGTTTATGGTGTGTATTTGTGCGCGAACAGCAATGTCTTCTCCCATAATCTTCACGTTTCGCGCTCCATCTACGATGGACCTTCCTAGTGTGCCCGCTGCCTGATACCCTACAAAAATGAGATGATTTTTTGGATTCCACAGTCCGTGTTTAAGATGGTGTAGTATCCGTCCTCCTGTGCACATGCCTGAACCGGCCATGATCAGAGCGTGATCTAAATTGTTTAGTTTCTTACTCTGCTCTGGTGTATCAATGTACTGTATACCAAGTTTTTCTTGATCCATACCTTGGAAGAACTCTGCCAAGTGGGGCAAGAGATACTCAGGATAACTGCTGTAAACAGCGGTGATCTTGTTGCCCAAAGGTGAATCAAAGAACATGGGCATAGTCGCAAGTTCAGGCATTTCTTGTGTCAATAGCAGGTAAAGCTCATAGATGATCCTTTGAGCTCTATCCACTACGAAAGTTGGTATTAGTACTTTCGACCGATCACGGATTGCTGCAGAAAGTGCATTCTTAAACTCTGCACGTGTTTCTCTTATATCTTTGTGCTGACGGTCACCATAGGTGGATTCAATGACTACGTAATCAGCATATTCAAAAATGTACGGGGGTGGCTCTAAAACAGTGTCCTGTGGTCCCAAGTCACCAGAGAACACCAGCTTTATGTTTTCGGCGTTTACTTCTATGCTACTAGCACCTAATATGTGCCCTGAGGGTCGGAAAGTGAATTGGAATTCTTTGAAGCGTTCAGTTTGATTCCACGGCAATGGTACAAAAAGTTTGCTTGCTTCATTAATGTCGTCCTCGTCAAAAAGTAGTTCTACGGGTGGTTTGTCCTGCCTACGTCTTTTACGGTCAAGGCGTTCTTTTTCCTCTTTCATGAGCTTTACGGTGTCTTCCCAAAGAAGTTTCGTAAGTTCGATTGTGGGCGGTGTTGCAAAAATAGGACCTCGAAAACCATTTTTGACAAGAACAGGTATGCGTCCTGAATGGTCTAGGTGAGCATGAGTAAGCAAAAGTGCATTAACTTCTTTTGCTTTTATGTCCAGTGGCTGGTAGTTCCAGTCCTCTTCTTTACCTTGGAACATGCCAAAATCTATGAGAAGCTTTGCATTATCGCTTTCGAGTAAATAACTCGATCCAGTGACTTCTTGGGCAGCACCCAGAAATGTGAGTTCCATGGGAATATTCACCTCCCTTATCCTAATGGTAAGACAATGCAAGGCAAGTTAGACAGCTTTTCCAAGTTAACCTGCGGTGAAGCTTTTTTGCCTAATGGTAAGGTTATCATCGCGTTAATGTGTCCTTCTCGCATGTGGACAAGAGTGAAGGCAGTAGAACCATGCTGTACGACGGTAGCGGGGTCTCCTCATTAAAAGAGCTTTTATGTCTGGTAAAAACAAGAAGAGGCTCCTTGTCAATTAGAAGCCTCTTCGAGATGTTTAGCTATTTTTTCTTTTTGGGCTAAGGAGAGCTAATCTTCTATTTTTATGATGAACATGACCTTCCCAGTAGCACCAGTGGGTAAGCCGCTAAAACTGTTGTAACTATCTGCCAGTTCCTTAGCTTTATCTAAGTTTTGACTCTGACTGGAGAAGGTTTCATACGCCTGATTTGCACCCTTTGATATCTCCCTGAGCCCTTTTGAAAGCTCACTCATGGGTGGTATGGTTTGTCCGTTTATGGTTCCACCTTTAACTAGGGTATTAAGAGCCGTCTTTAGATCAAGCATGCCTTGGCTGAGTTCTCTTTGCATGGTACTAATACCAGTTTTTAGTTGACTGCTAACCTGCGCTATGGGTGGCAGTTGTTTACCCTGCACTGTGCCGCCGTTTACCATTATTCCCAGTGTGTTCCTCATAGCCAACAGCCCGTTACTTAAGTCTTTTAGCATTCCCATCTGGCTAGCGGTTTGCTGCAGTGCTTGCGCCATTTGGCGGCTTCCTTGACTGAGCTGCGTAAGTGACTGCTTTAAGGTGGACAGGGGTGGTATGAATCCGGTAGGTAACGTTGCGCCTTGGGTCATCGCTTGAAGCAGCAGTTGCTGTTGACCCATGAGTTGAAGTAGTTGCTCTTTGCCTGGAAGCTCAGGTTGCATTGTTAAGGCGTTACTCACTTGCTGGTTTATGGCAAGGCTTTGAGATGCTAGTTCGGTGTAAGCACTGACTAATGTGCCCAATTGATCTAAAGCAGATGCTGTTTGCTGAAGGGGTTGCTCGAGGGCGATTAATCCTTCGGCCGCCTTGGGAAGCATGGCGATCTGCTGAGGGTTAAGCTGCTGATACATTTGGCTCAGGATTTGCCCGTAGGCATCTAGCAGCAGAGTTACATTCTCAAGACTACTTAGGTCCAAATCAGTTTGTACGGAGTTAGCCATCTTGGTCAATGCTTCACTGTAGCCATCGATGCCTTTTGCAATGCCTTCTAATGCTTTTGACATATCTTTCAGATTGGACATGTCAGGCAGTTCTATTGCCATGAGGGTGGGAACCACGCTTATGGATAAAGAGGGACTACTCTTTTTCATGGCTTCGTAGCTTATGGTTGCTGTGGTTTTTTCACCTACTGCCTGCATCATCAATGTGGCCATGGCTTTTGACCCTACATAATTCACATTTCCGCTGCTCACTGTTACATCTTTTACAGACGGGCCATCTAAGGTGACACTGATATTCACCAGCCATGGTAGATAAATGTCTCCTTGTTTGTAGTAGTTAAAGAATTCTACGCCAATTTCCACGCTTCCCGTGGCCTGCTCCAGGTCACTTAACTTTGCAGCTTTACCATTTATTAGCACGTTTAGTTTCAAAGAGAATGGAAGTTCTTTTTGCAAATCGGTTCTATAGAAAACATCAGCCACGCCGCTGGATTGTCCTTGTATGGTTAGACCCATGTCGCTGTGGGTAATAGTGGCATCACCGATGAGAATCTGCGGCGATGCTCCTCCGTCGATGGGATCTAGGATGCTGAAAGGTCCTTCTCCTTCCACTCTGAGCCAGTCCACTGCAATGACTTTCTTAACTTCGCCCTCGCTGTTTTGAATTACATACACGTTTTCGTAATCAGACACTGTGGGAGCCGCATTAGCATTTAGCGGCAAAAAGGCCAGTGCGACTATGGCCGTAAGTGCTATTAGCTTTTTGCTTTTCATGCTTTCACACTCCTTCCGAAAAGGATGTGCTGGAATACCTTAAAAACGGTGGGAAGTAAGAACACCGCTATTAGTCCAGAGATGAGGGCTCCTCTGGCTAACCCACCCATAATCTGGGTTAGGCCTGGAATGTCACTGAGAATGGCAGAAGGTAAACTCATCAGGAAAAACGTTCCGGCACTCACAAATATGGATGGAGAAGCACCTCTGATGGTCACATCCAATGGGTTCTCAGCCCCTTTTCTTACTGCTTCTTCAAAACGTGTGGCAGACAATACAGCGTAGTCGATAGTGGAACCTAGTTGTACCGTGGACAGTGTGATGGGTACCATGAAGGTGACTGCTTGGAACCACCCAGCTGCCCACAGGTTAAGTTGAACGGCGGCTTCGATTACTAATATGAGGACTAACGATAGCCACACGTTTCTAAAACCAACTAGTAGAATAACGAATATGAAAAGTAATGTCAGCCAGCTGGTCTTTGTGTTGTCTTCCATGCTTATGCGTTTTATGTCATCGATGGCTATGGACAAGCCAGTTATATAGTTTTTTCCGGGAAGAGAAGCAAGGATGTTCTCAATCTCTTTTCTCAACTCTTCAGCTTCAGGCGTATCGGGTTTCACCTTCGTGTTTACAACGGCATAAAC
The genomic region above belongs to Coprothermobacter proteolyticus DSM 5265 and contains:
- a CDS encoding MBL fold metallo-hydrolase RNA specificity domain-containing protein; the protein is MELTFLGAAQEVTGSSYLLESDNAKLLIDFGMFQGKEEDWNYQPLDIKAKEVNALLLTHAHLDHSGRIPVLVKNGFRGPIFATPPTIELTKLLWEDTVKLMKEEKERLDRKRRRQDKPPVELLFDEDDINEASKLFVPLPWNQTERFKEFQFTFRPSGHILGASSIEVNAENIKLVFSGDLGPQDTVLEPPPYIFEYADYVVIESTYGDRQHKDIRETRAEFKNALSAAIRDRSKVLIPTFVVDRAQRIIYELYLLLTQEMPELATMPMFFDSPLGNKITAVYSSYPEYLLPHLAEFFQGMDQEKLGIQYIDTPEQSKKLNNLDHALIMAGSGMCTGGRILHHLKHGLWNPKNHLIFVGYQAAGTLGRSIVDGARNVKIMGEDIAVRAQIHTINGFSSHADAKDLLSWAKNFQPDTTFLITHGEPRPAKSLAVSLGNMGYHSVIPARRQSVTLRPRKERIAIPPPEAYTIGQKIDNFVAKYPHKRKLVERVLTALLESLEDSEA
- the mnmE gene encoding tRNA uridine-5-carboxymethylaminomethyl(34) synthesis GTPase MnmE, producing the protein MEPIVALATPWGVGALHVIRISGDASKNTVEAFLDKPLQKPRHASLRYFSSEKVEDQVVAIWYSEPHSYTGEEMVEIMCHGNPAIAELIIETLLDAGMKPAQPGEFTFRAFLNGKMDLTQAEAVNDLILARSTELLKAGENTLKGKLSDRIASLRNKVLNVLAFLQAAMDFPEDVEESSIEEQLREILVETEDLIESAKTAEILRKGISLVIAGRPNVGKSSLMNALVGMERSIVSQIPGTTRDYIEQYTVLGKIPVNVVDTAGLRHTDDPIEQEGVKLALRRIEEADLVIFLYDASTGWTDEDKQMFNLIQEEKTIVVGNKIDKGKGNEQHPKAYFVSAKEKTGIDRIIEAIHQLMNITEPPKLLVSQRQMGLLEKTLGDVHDALEHLSVYAEVAADDLFSALRNLTTLIDGDVEEDLLSTVFSNFCIGK